One Cervus canadensis isolate Bull #8, Minnesota chromosome 1, ASM1932006v1, whole genome shotgun sequence genomic window carries:
- the TIGD4 gene encoding tigger transposable element-derived protein 4, producing the protein MAEAPVDASTLPVTVKKKKSLSIEEKIDIINAVESGKKKAEIAAEYGIKKNSLSSIMKNKDKVLEAFESLRFDPKRKRLRTAFYTDLEEALMRWYRIAQCLNVPVNGPMLRLKANDFAQKLGHNDFKCSNGWLDRFKSRYGLVFRAQPVEATGVSVDPSAVWHQNILPYYLNDYHPKNVFNVKETGLLYRMLPTNTFAFKGETCSVGKLCKDRITLVVGTNMDGSEKLPLLLIGKNRNPHCFRGIKSLPVCYEANKMAWMTADVFEQWMQKLDERFQAQQRRVVIFIESSPAHPEVKNLKSIELAFFPSCLSSKFIAMKQGVIRSLKIKYRHCLIKKFLSSVEGSKEFTFSLLDAVDTLHLCWRAVTQETIVKSYEEAGFKSQRGEGKEANAEIDTGLDLIADAQAAGVEFPEGLSVEEYAALDDDLETCEPAPSDDAVCPKESESDETGFYASDEEEDGGSLESELPLPSKNEAITALDTLKTFLRSQDINDELHNSLADLEIFINSLSSK; encoded by the coding sequence ATGGCAGAAGCTCCTGTGGATGCCTCAACTCTGCCTGTAAccgtgaagaaaaagaaaagtctatccATTGAAGAAAAGATCGACATCATAAATGCAGTAGAAAGCGGTAAGAAAAAAGCAGAGATTGCAGCTGAAtatggaataaagaaaaattcgTTGTCTTCTATTATGAAGAATAAAGACAAGGTTCTGGAAGCCTTTGAGTCACTGAGATTTGAtccaaagagaaaaagactgagAACTGCTTTTTACACAGACCTGGAAGAGGCACTAATGAGGTGGTATCGAATCGCTCAGTGTCTGAATGTGCCAGTTAATGGTCCAATGTTGCGGCTAAAAGCTAATGATTTTGCCCAGAAACTGGGACATAATGATTTTAAGTGCAGCAATGGTTGGCTGGATCGTTTTAAATCCAGGTATGGTCTAGTATTCAGAGCTCAACCTGTAGAAGCCACAGGTGTATCAGTAGACCCTTCAGCTGTCTGGCACCAAAACATACTTCCTTATTATTTAAATGATTATCatcctaaaaatgtttttaatgtaaaagaGACTGGGCTGCTTTATCGAATGTTGCCTACAAATACCTTTGCATTTAAAGGAGAAACCTGTTCAGTTGGCAAGTTATGCAAAGACAGAATAACTCTGGTGGTTGGGACAAACATGGACGGCTCAGAGAAACTTCCTCTGcttctcattggaaaaaacaGAAACCCACATTGCTTCAGAGGCATAAAATCATTGCCTGTGTGTTATGAAGCTAACAAAATGGCATGGATGACTGCAGATGTGTTTGAACAGTGGATGCAGAAGCTGGATGAGAGATTTCAAGCTCAGCAAAGAAGAGTGGTGATTTTTATTGAATCTTCTCCTGCACACCCAGAGGTAAAAAACCTGAAGTCCATTGAATTAGCGTTCTTTCCATCATGTTTATCTTCCAAATTTATAGCTATGAAACAAGGTGTTATTAGAAGCCTTAAAATCAAATATCGACATTGTCTTATTAAGAAATTTCTGAGCTCTGTTGAAGGCAGCAAAGAATTTACCTTTTCCCTTCTAGATGCAGTTGATACATTGCATCTCTGTTGGAGGGCTGTCACCCAAGAAACTATTGTTAAGAGCTATGAAGAGGCAGGATTCAAATCTCAAAGGGGAGAAGGTAAGGAGGCAAATGCAGAGATAGACACTGGTCTTGATTTGATTGCCGACGCCCAGGCGGCAGGAGTGGAATTTCCCGAAGGCTTATCTGTAGAAGAGTATGCTGCCCTGGATGATGATTTGGAGACTTGTGAGCCAGCACCAAGCGATGATGCCGTATGCCCCAAAGAAAGTGAATCAGATGAAACTGGATTTTATGCTTCTGACGAGGAGGAGGATGGTGGATCTCTGGAAAGCGAACTCCCTTTACCATCAAAAAATGAGGCAATAACTGCTTTAGATACTCTGAAAACTTTTCTTAGAAGTCAAGATATAAATGATGAGCTTCATAATTCTTTAGCAgatcttgaaatttttattaactCTTTATCATCTAAGTAA